The following are encoded in a window of Pygocentrus nattereri isolate fPygNat1 chromosome 5, fPygNat1.pri, whole genome shotgun sequence genomic DNA:
- the pprc1 gene encoding peroxisome proliferator-activated receptor gamma coactivator-related protein 1 isoform X2, giving the protein MTTLAHLDKSQDVNLSSDRYYNAEILQDGLCSLQHHGLDTGDTLEALQSCLDPSILSIFEDSPVGEVKTGVYEESEATLLTALTEILDNVDDENLSPFDSLPDAELLQGQKGHEHASLRKFISLSRTPEKESMLSSTQFPGKTLPFTSNGSLQRCDEEDGDESSPMLVQDLGESSVDELDWCLPIFLEQDGESMSVNLNDLVKRIHPYSMTLCMEGEEQLLPEGGIVLEVIDNGEHGEPILAIPDLSVPLSLPSRDSAEGEQSIPENSAEKASIKPDDIPAEEARSSEVSLVKNGVVENVVTKQPKEELSKKCPSKRKKKWKVDKSQIVEGRVLRSASSKRAVEEPIREPQEQEKKKKKVSFAPVPSVAMPEKCKVEKATEVVNEIPASILITSKPTVQAPPREFCTEVLESKLVPIPDDKLTTVALPLEKCGESGTSKEEPAASPPSEPKPKSLSLQQYRLLRQHKKPPSPEKTGDNSTKWPSLPETPKELPPIPCLPDLNPRDPRRPSTPAKKEPAAEIMPAWQPRGPAAPPTPEALLIPPASMLASSRKPEPLKSGPPPPSKPAENLASVQPNSVVPSVQPSPPKLTISTNVPQNTIPRTVSPPAKQTPIEMPVSLPVATTNGASQSPHAAGQTKCLQDTPSASAQVIVSKVQEICKPQAMTDIATRTTTNVQTSNAITNKPNAAVPLKRVAEQTVGASVPELAKPPLPANITRPAVGSQRHVAPIAAQPFASAPIQARIVKLAEQMRMASVPVTKAKSPTAELIESFTSEIGIEAADLTSLLEQFEETQPKEEQSLPEVCGRAAAVGNSSTEQHAESKALKKASSPDLASTAGLTPPATPPHQMWKPLAPVALLGKPKNSEVPKPTPTKAIQIEPRPLNSGKLPSKPQASVTLGPTQPFSLDHDYCVVPKEASQKELGSRWNIKQQSSIMIKSIELPSNHKAPQQCDSKLVSAPFATGSIQKNLKPSQPKKEPLTSTFMVTPDASPDRMDTECSLQDENSSRHQKLQGYSERSPSPYHQKRGRSHRTYRTRICSSSGSRSSSSESSRSCSRSPSRKRYRSGHSGSSSGSPSRFRSRSRSYSRSPSPPRRRRYSYSSSCSRSWSRSQSRSRSRSTSRSRSRSPPPRHQHWNTHFGPYQRANYCYDSRDDTKETRRYKEKAIEERRVVYVGRIHGGMTRKELRERFSYFGEIEDCTVHFREQGDNYGFVTYYSTKDAFNAIENGSKLRQPNELPFDLCFGGRRQFCRTSYADLDSNQDYDPAPAKRKFDALDFDTLLKQAQRNLKR; this is encoded by the exons ATGACCACCCTGGCACACCTGGATAAGAGTCAGGACGTAAATCTTTCCAGTGACCGAtattataat GCAGAAATACTCCAGGACGGGCTATGCAGCCTGCAACACCATGGCCTGGACACTGGAGACACACTAGAAGCCTTACAGAGCTGCCTGGATCCATCCATTCTGTCCATTTTTGAGGACTCCCCAGTCGGAGAG GTTAAAACTGGTGTTTATGAAGAAAGTGAGGCCACACTGCTCACAGCTCTTACTGAAATACTTGACAATGTAGATGATGAGAACCTTTCTCCATTTGATTCCTTACCTGATGCGGAGCTGTTACAAGGGCAGAAGGGCCATGAGCATGCATCG CTGAGGAAATTCATAAGCCTCTCACGCACTCCAGAGAAGGAGTCTATGTTGAGTTCAACGCAATTTCCTGGAAAG ACACTTCCTTTTACATCTAATGGGTCCCTGCAGAGATGTGATGAAGAAGATGGTGATGAAAGTTCTCCCATGCTTGTACAAGATTTGGGAGAATCGTCAGTGGATGAACTGGACTGGTGTCTTCCCATATTTTTGGAGCAGGATGGAGAGAGCATGTCTGTTAATCTCAACGACTTGGTCAAGCGCATCCACCCATATTCCATGACCCTGTGTATGGAGGGAGAGGAGCAACTACTACCTGAAGGAGGAATTGTGCTTGAAGTGATTGATAATGGTGAACATGGAGAACCCATTCTGGCCATCCCAGACTTGAGTGTCCCCCTTTCTTTGCCCAGCAGAGACTCTGCAGAGGGCGAACAGAGCATCCCTGAGAACAGTGCTGAAAAGGCCAGTATTAAGCCGGATGACATCCCAGCAGAAGAGGCCCGCTCCTCTGAAGTTTCACTTGTCAAGAATGGCGTAGTAGAGAATGTGGTAACTAAACAGCCTAAAGAGGAGTTGTCAAAAAAATGTCCTTCTAAAcgaaaaaagaaatggaaagttGATAAATCCCAAATTGTTGAAGGAAGAGTATTAAGGAGTGCATCCTCTAAAAGGGCAGTAGAAGAGCCTATCAGAGAACCTCAAGAgcaggaaaagaagaagaaaaaggtgTCATTTGCACCTGTCCCTTCTGTAGCTATGCCTGAGAAGTGTAAGGTTGAAAAGGCAACCGAGGTTGTAAATGAGATTCCTGCTTCGATTTTAATAACCTCCAAACCCACAGTTCAGGCCCCACCCAGAGAATTTTGTACTGAAGTCCTAGAATCAAAGCTGGTGCCCATCCCTGATGACAAACTAACAACAGTTGCATTACCTCTTGAAAAATGTGGAGAGAGTGGGACCTCCAAAGAGGAGCCTGCGGCCAGTCCACCAAGTGAACCTAAACCCAAATCACTCAGTTTACAACAGTACCGTCTTCTTCGTCAACACAAGAAACCACCATCTCCAGAGAAGACTGGCGATAACAGTACTAAATGGCCCTCGCTGCCAGAAACACCCAAGGAGCTTCCTCCAATCCCATGTctgcctgacctcaaccccagaGACCCACGTCGTCCGTCAACTCCTGCGAAGAAGGAGCCTGCTGCTGAAATCATGCCAGCATGGCAGCCAAGAGGACCTGCAGCACCCCCGACTCCTGAGGCGTTGCTAATTCCGCCAGCATCAATGTTGGCCTCCTCTAGAAAACCAGAGCCCCTTAAATCAGGTCCTCCACCTCCCTCTAAACCTGCAGAAAATTTGGCCTCAGTACAGCCTAACTCAGTTGTACCCTCAGTACAACCCAGCCCCCCAAAGCTAACCATATCCACCAATGTGCCACAAAACACTATTCCCAGGACGGTTTCTCCCCCTGCTAAGCAGACACCAATTGAAATGCCTGTATCACTACCGGTTGCTACCACAAATGGTGCTTCTCAGAGCCCCCATGCAGCCGGACAGACAAAGTGTTTACAAGATACTCCTTCCGCTTCTGCTCAAGTGATCGTTTCTAAGGTCCAGGAAATCTGTAAGCCTCAAGCCATGACTGACATTGCCACTAGAACCACTACAAACGTTCAGACCTCTAATGCTATTACTAATAAACCTAATGCTGCTGTGCCTCTAAAGAGAGTTGCTGAACAGACTGTGGGAGCTTCTGTGCCTGAACTAGCAAAGCCACCCCTGCCTGCCAATATTACCAGGCCTGCTGTAGGCTCACAGCGTCATGTTGCACCCATAGCTGCTCAGCCTTTTGCATCTGCTCCGATTCAGGCCAGAATTGTGAAGCTGGCAGAGCAGATGAGGATGGCTTCAGTTCCAGTTACTAAAGCGAAGAGCCCTACAGCAGAGCTAATTGAGTCTTTCACTAGTGAAATTG GTATTGAAGCTGCTGACCTCACCAGTCTTTTGGAGCAGTTTGAAGAGACTCAGC CCAAAGAGGAGCAGAGTCTGCCGGAGGTCTGTGGTAGAGCAGCTGCTGTAGGAAACTCCAG TACTGAGCAGCATGCAGAATCTAAGGCCCTCAAGAAAGCTTCCAGTCCTGACTTGGCTAGCACCGCAG GCCTTACACCACCAGCCACACCTCCTCATCAGATGTGGAAGCCCTTGGCACCAGTTGCATTATTAGGAAAACCAAAGAATTCTGAAGTGCCCAAACCAACTCCAACCAAGGCCATTCAAATAGAGCCCCGGCCCCTTAATTCAGGAAAGCTGCCCAGTAAGCCTCAGGCGTCCGTTACCCTTGGGCCAACCCAGCCATTTTCCCTAGACCATGATTACTGTGTCGTTCCCAAGGAGGCCTCCCAGAAAGAGCTTGGCAGTCGCTGGAATATCAAACAACAATCAAGCATCATGATCAAGTCTATTGAGCTGCCTTCTAACCACAAGGCACCCCAGCAGTGTGATTCCAAGCTTGTTTCAGCCCCCTTTGCTACAGGAAGCATCCAGAAAAATCTCAAACCTAGTCAGCCTAAAAAGGAGCCCTTGACCAGCACATTCATGGTGACTCCGGATGCTTCTCCTGATAGGATGGATACGGAGTGCTCGCTGCAGGATGAGAATAGCAGTAGACATCAGAAACTCCAAGGATACTCTGAACGATCTCCCAGCCCATACCATCAAAAGAGAGGACGCTCCCATAGAACTTACAGAACTCGGATATGCAGCAGCTCTGGGTCCAGGTCCAGCAGCTCTGAATCCTCCAGGTCATGCTCACGCTCACCATCCAGGAAAAG GTATAGGTCTGGTCATTCTGGCAGCAGTTCCGGGTCACCATCTAGGTTCCGTTCACGCTCCCGTTCCTACTCCCGGTCACCTTCCCCACCTCGCCGGCGAAGGTACTCTTACTCCAGCTCGTGCTCTAGGTCCTGGAGCCGCAGCCAGTCCAGGTCCCGGTCTCGTTCCACTTCCCGTTCCCGATCCCGCTCTCCTCCTCCAAGACATCAACACTGGAACACTCACTTCGG CCCTTATCAGAGAGCCAACTACTGCTATGATTCAAGAGATGATACTAAAGAAACAAGAAGGTACAAGGAGAAAGCTATT GAGGAGCGAAGAGTAGTTTACGTTGGACGCATTCATGGTGGCATGACCCGAAAAGAGCTAAGGGAGCGCTTCTCGTACTTTGGAGAGATAGAGGACTGCACTGTGCACTTTAGAGAGCAAGG AGACAACTATGGCTTTGTCACATACTACAGCACAAAGGATGCATTTAACGCAATTGAGAATGGAAGCAAACTTCGACAGCCAAATGAGCTTCCATTTGATCTGTGCTTTGGAGGCAGGAGACAGTTTTGCAGGACCAGCTATGCTGATCTAG ATTCTAATCAAGATTATGATCCAGCTCCTGCAAAGCGTAAGTTTGATGCACTAGACTTTGACACTTTACTTAAGCAGGCTCAGAGAAACTTGAAAAGGTAA
- the pprc1 gene encoding peroxisome proliferator-activated receptor gamma coactivator-related protein 1 isoform X1: MFTECSCKMAARWGTGEEIINPCNMEYFSSASLDEAEILQDGLCSLQHHGLDTGDTLEALQSCLDPSILSIFEDSPVGEVKTGVYEESEATLLTALTEILDNVDDENLSPFDSLPDAELLQGQKGHEHASLRKFISLSRTPEKESMLSSTQFPGKTLPFTSNGSLQRCDEEDGDESSPMLVQDLGESSVDELDWCLPIFLEQDGESMSVNLNDLVKRIHPYSMTLCMEGEEQLLPEGGIVLEVIDNGEHGEPILAIPDLSVPLSLPSRDSAEGEQSIPENSAEKASIKPDDIPAEEARSSEVSLVKNGVVENVVTKQPKEELSKKCPSKRKKKWKVDKSQIVEGRVLRSASSKRAVEEPIREPQEQEKKKKKVSFAPVPSVAMPEKCKVEKATEVVNEIPASILITSKPTVQAPPREFCTEVLESKLVPIPDDKLTTVALPLEKCGESGTSKEEPAASPPSEPKPKSLSLQQYRLLRQHKKPPSPEKTGDNSTKWPSLPETPKELPPIPCLPDLNPRDPRRPSTPAKKEPAAEIMPAWQPRGPAAPPTPEALLIPPASMLASSRKPEPLKSGPPPPSKPAENLASVQPNSVVPSVQPSPPKLTISTNVPQNTIPRTVSPPAKQTPIEMPVSLPVATTNGASQSPHAAGQTKCLQDTPSASAQVIVSKVQEICKPQAMTDIATRTTTNVQTSNAITNKPNAAVPLKRVAEQTVGASVPELAKPPLPANITRPAVGSQRHVAPIAAQPFASAPIQARIVKLAEQMRMASVPVTKAKSPTAELIESFTSEIGIEAADLTSLLEQFEETQPKEEQSLPEVCGRAAAVGNSSTEQHAESKALKKASSPDLASTAGLTPPATPPHQMWKPLAPVALLGKPKNSEVPKPTPTKAIQIEPRPLNSGKLPSKPQASVTLGPTQPFSLDHDYCVVPKEASQKELGSRWNIKQQSSIMIKSIELPSNHKAPQQCDSKLVSAPFATGSIQKNLKPSQPKKEPLTSTFMVTPDASPDRMDTECSLQDENSSRHQKLQGYSERSPSPYHQKRGRSHRTYRTRICSSSGSRSSSSESSRSCSRSPSRKRYRSGHSGSSSGSPSRFRSRSRSYSRSPSPPRRRRYSYSSSCSRSWSRSQSRSRSRSTSRSRSRSPPPRHQHWNTHFGPYQRANYCYDSRDDTKETRRYKEKAIEERRVVYVGRIHGGMTRKELRERFSYFGEIEDCTVHFREQGDNYGFVTYYSTKDAFNAIENGSKLRQPNELPFDLCFGGRRQFCRTSYADLDSNQDYDPAPAKRKFDALDFDTLLKQAQRNLKR; the protein is encoded by the exons ATGTTCACTGAGTGCAGTTGTAAGATGGCGGCTCGCTGGGGAACAGGCGAGGAGATAATAAACCCCTGTAACATGGAGTATTTCTCATCAGCGAGCCTTGACGAG GCAGAAATACTCCAGGACGGGCTATGCAGCCTGCAACACCATGGCCTGGACACTGGAGACACACTAGAAGCCTTACAGAGCTGCCTGGATCCATCCATTCTGTCCATTTTTGAGGACTCCCCAGTCGGAGAG GTTAAAACTGGTGTTTATGAAGAAAGTGAGGCCACACTGCTCACAGCTCTTACTGAAATACTTGACAATGTAGATGATGAGAACCTTTCTCCATTTGATTCCTTACCTGATGCGGAGCTGTTACAAGGGCAGAAGGGCCATGAGCATGCATCG CTGAGGAAATTCATAAGCCTCTCACGCACTCCAGAGAAGGAGTCTATGTTGAGTTCAACGCAATTTCCTGGAAAG ACACTTCCTTTTACATCTAATGGGTCCCTGCAGAGATGTGATGAAGAAGATGGTGATGAAAGTTCTCCCATGCTTGTACAAGATTTGGGAGAATCGTCAGTGGATGAACTGGACTGGTGTCTTCCCATATTTTTGGAGCAGGATGGAGAGAGCATGTCTGTTAATCTCAACGACTTGGTCAAGCGCATCCACCCATATTCCATGACCCTGTGTATGGAGGGAGAGGAGCAACTACTACCTGAAGGAGGAATTGTGCTTGAAGTGATTGATAATGGTGAACATGGAGAACCCATTCTGGCCATCCCAGACTTGAGTGTCCCCCTTTCTTTGCCCAGCAGAGACTCTGCAGAGGGCGAACAGAGCATCCCTGAGAACAGTGCTGAAAAGGCCAGTATTAAGCCGGATGACATCCCAGCAGAAGAGGCCCGCTCCTCTGAAGTTTCACTTGTCAAGAATGGCGTAGTAGAGAATGTGGTAACTAAACAGCCTAAAGAGGAGTTGTCAAAAAAATGTCCTTCTAAAcgaaaaaagaaatggaaagttGATAAATCCCAAATTGTTGAAGGAAGAGTATTAAGGAGTGCATCCTCTAAAAGGGCAGTAGAAGAGCCTATCAGAGAACCTCAAGAgcaggaaaagaagaagaaaaaggtgTCATTTGCACCTGTCCCTTCTGTAGCTATGCCTGAGAAGTGTAAGGTTGAAAAGGCAACCGAGGTTGTAAATGAGATTCCTGCTTCGATTTTAATAACCTCCAAACCCACAGTTCAGGCCCCACCCAGAGAATTTTGTACTGAAGTCCTAGAATCAAAGCTGGTGCCCATCCCTGATGACAAACTAACAACAGTTGCATTACCTCTTGAAAAATGTGGAGAGAGTGGGACCTCCAAAGAGGAGCCTGCGGCCAGTCCACCAAGTGAACCTAAACCCAAATCACTCAGTTTACAACAGTACCGTCTTCTTCGTCAACACAAGAAACCACCATCTCCAGAGAAGACTGGCGATAACAGTACTAAATGGCCCTCGCTGCCAGAAACACCCAAGGAGCTTCCTCCAATCCCATGTctgcctgacctcaaccccagaGACCCACGTCGTCCGTCAACTCCTGCGAAGAAGGAGCCTGCTGCTGAAATCATGCCAGCATGGCAGCCAAGAGGACCTGCAGCACCCCCGACTCCTGAGGCGTTGCTAATTCCGCCAGCATCAATGTTGGCCTCCTCTAGAAAACCAGAGCCCCTTAAATCAGGTCCTCCACCTCCCTCTAAACCTGCAGAAAATTTGGCCTCAGTACAGCCTAACTCAGTTGTACCCTCAGTACAACCCAGCCCCCCAAAGCTAACCATATCCACCAATGTGCCACAAAACACTATTCCCAGGACGGTTTCTCCCCCTGCTAAGCAGACACCAATTGAAATGCCTGTATCACTACCGGTTGCTACCACAAATGGTGCTTCTCAGAGCCCCCATGCAGCCGGACAGACAAAGTGTTTACAAGATACTCCTTCCGCTTCTGCTCAAGTGATCGTTTCTAAGGTCCAGGAAATCTGTAAGCCTCAAGCCATGACTGACATTGCCACTAGAACCACTACAAACGTTCAGACCTCTAATGCTATTACTAATAAACCTAATGCTGCTGTGCCTCTAAAGAGAGTTGCTGAACAGACTGTGGGAGCTTCTGTGCCTGAACTAGCAAAGCCACCCCTGCCTGCCAATATTACCAGGCCTGCTGTAGGCTCACAGCGTCATGTTGCACCCATAGCTGCTCAGCCTTTTGCATCTGCTCCGATTCAGGCCAGAATTGTGAAGCTGGCAGAGCAGATGAGGATGGCTTCAGTTCCAGTTACTAAAGCGAAGAGCCCTACAGCAGAGCTAATTGAGTCTTTCACTAGTGAAATTG GTATTGAAGCTGCTGACCTCACCAGTCTTTTGGAGCAGTTTGAAGAGACTCAGC CCAAAGAGGAGCAGAGTCTGCCGGAGGTCTGTGGTAGAGCAGCTGCTGTAGGAAACTCCAG TACTGAGCAGCATGCAGAATCTAAGGCCCTCAAGAAAGCTTCCAGTCCTGACTTGGCTAGCACCGCAG GCCTTACACCACCAGCCACACCTCCTCATCAGATGTGGAAGCCCTTGGCACCAGTTGCATTATTAGGAAAACCAAAGAATTCTGAAGTGCCCAAACCAACTCCAACCAAGGCCATTCAAATAGAGCCCCGGCCCCTTAATTCAGGAAAGCTGCCCAGTAAGCCTCAGGCGTCCGTTACCCTTGGGCCAACCCAGCCATTTTCCCTAGACCATGATTACTGTGTCGTTCCCAAGGAGGCCTCCCAGAAAGAGCTTGGCAGTCGCTGGAATATCAAACAACAATCAAGCATCATGATCAAGTCTATTGAGCTGCCTTCTAACCACAAGGCACCCCAGCAGTGTGATTCCAAGCTTGTTTCAGCCCCCTTTGCTACAGGAAGCATCCAGAAAAATCTCAAACCTAGTCAGCCTAAAAAGGAGCCCTTGACCAGCACATTCATGGTGACTCCGGATGCTTCTCCTGATAGGATGGATACGGAGTGCTCGCTGCAGGATGAGAATAGCAGTAGACATCAGAAACTCCAAGGATACTCTGAACGATCTCCCAGCCCATACCATCAAAAGAGAGGACGCTCCCATAGAACTTACAGAACTCGGATATGCAGCAGCTCTGGGTCCAGGTCCAGCAGCTCTGAATCCTCCAGGTCATGCTCACGCTCACCATCCAGGAAAAG GTATAGGTCTGGTCATTCTGGCAGCAGTTCCGGGTCACCATCTAGGTTCCGTTCACGCTCCCGTTCCTACTCCCGGTCACCTTCCCCACCTCGCCGGCGAAGGTACTCTTACTCCAGCTCGTGCTCTAGGTCCTGGAGCCGCAGCCAGTCCAGGTCCCGGTCTCGTTCCACTTCCCGTTCCCGATCCCGCTCTCCTCCTCCAAGACATCAACACTGGAACACTCACTTCGG CCCTTATCAGAGAGCCAACTACTGCTATGATTCAAGAGATGATACTAAAGAAACAAGAAGGTACAAGGAGAAAGCTATT GAGGAGCGAAGAGTAGTTTACGTTGGACGCATTCATGGTGGCATGACCCGAAAAGAGCTAAGGGAGCGCTTCTCGTACTTTGGAGAGATAGAGGACTGCACTGTGCACTTTAGAGAGCAAGG AGACAACTATGGCTTTGTCACATACTACAGCACAAAGGATGCATTTAACGCAATTGAGAATGGAAGCAAACTTCGACAGCCAAATGAGCTTCCATTTGATCTGTGCTTTGGAGGCAGGAGACAGTTTTGCAGGACCAGCTATGCTGATCTAG ATTCTAATCAAGATTATGATCCAGCTCCTGCAAAGCGTAAGTTTGATGCACTAGACTTTGACACTTTACTTAAGCAGGCTCAGAGAAACTTGAAAAGGTAA